The DNA region GGACGCCCCGTCTCGGCGCCGATCGCCTTGGCGATGGCGCTCTTGCCGGTGCCGGGGATGCCCAACAGCAACACCCCTTGAGGGCGGATGCTGGCGCCTGACTTGCTGTCGCTGGGCCGGGGACGCAGCGCCCGGCGACAAAACCCCTTCAGCGACTCGAGCCCGCCGAGCTGGTCGAAGGAGCCGCCGCCCCGGTGGAGCGTCACCAGGCCCCCCTGGGCGAGCGTCTGGGCCTTGAGCGACCACAGCGTCTCGGGGGTGAGCCGCCGCTGGCGCACGAGGCTCAGCGCGAACGCCCCCTCGGCCTCGTACCGCGACAGGCCGCTGGCCGCATCTATAAGCTGCTCGAAGCCGGGCCCCTTGGGCAGCTCTCCGCGCTCGGTGGCGACGCCGCGGGCGATCTCTGCCAGCTGCTTCCTGTCGGGCAGGGCGTGCTCGATCACGACGAACAACCGTTCCAGCTCGGGCGGCAGCTGCACCACCGGGGCGATCACGACCACGAACGTCGATCGCCGGCGCCCTTCTTCGACCTGGCGGGTGACGGCCTGCACGACTTCTACCGAGCTGAGGTAGCGGTGGAAGTTGGGCAGCACCAGCAGCGTGGCGCCCGCGTCTCGGGGGGCGTGGTCCAGCAGCCGCACTGCAGAGACCGGGTCCGAGGCGGTCGCCGGGACGGCGGAGACCGTGCCCCACGCGCCCAGCTCGACGTCCCAGCCCCACGCCCGCCAGTTCTCGGCGCGGCACAGCGTAGCGATCTCTTCGAGGGCGTCGGGGTGTTCGTGGCTGGTGATCCACAGCCCCGAGAAGCACGCCCGCACGTGCTCCTGGAGGGTTTCGGAGAGCGACATACTGGCTCCTTGGCTAGAACAAGAAATGGCGAGCGGCTGAAGTGGTTAGGACGGGTTCGTGTAGCCTCCAGCAGAAAGGTGGGTCGGGACACTCACGGGTTGCTGGAAGAAGGCAGGGGTGAGCTGCTCCGACTGCCGGACGCCCAGGGCCGCCTCCAGCAGCCGGCTGGCTTCCTGGCAGGCGGCGCCGGCGTAGCCGCGGGTCTCGATGCGGGCCTCGCCCTGGGGCGAGACGATGATTTCGATCGTCTTCATGCGGCGCCCTCCATCTGGACCACCAAGCGGATCGAGCCATCGGCGATGGGCTCTTCGTGCACCGCGTGCCCGCTCCGCCGGGCGACGAGCGTGGCCCGCTCGACGGCGTAGCCCTGCAGGAACCGGTCGAGCTGCCGCGGGTCGCCCCAGCGGCCGCCGTAGTGGTCGTAGCGGAGCGTGCCGGTGGGGAGCTCGCACACCACGGGGTAACGCCACGCGGGGAGCGTGACCGCCAGGCCGGTCGCCTCGCTGGTGAACAGCCGGTGCGTCCCTTCGGTGGGGGGCGGGAGCTGGAGCCGCCGGCAGGCGGCCGTGACCGACTCCCGGCAGCGGACCTCGGTCTGAATCGTGACGATGTGACTCATGCGTTCTCCTCGGGATGGTGGTGGAGACGGGGAGAGAGACGTTGGGTGGAATCACCGCGCAAGAGCTCTGGAAATGGAGAACCGCTTCGAAGCGACTCCCGCACGACGAGTGCTACGAGCTCCTGGTTGCCGTCGTCTTGGCGTTGGCCGAGCAGCAAGATCGCGACGACGCCGAGCGTCAGCAAGACGATCAGGACGACCCCTGCGCCACGCACCGCGAGGGCGAGGGCCGACTCGGTGCGACGCTGCTGGGCGATCTGCCGCCGCTCCGACTCCAGGTCGTTCCAGCCGCCGGAGAGCTCTCGGCGTTCGGCCTGCAGGTCGCTGTGGACCGCGACGATCTGCCGGGTCGCCTCGGCCGACTCACG from Pirellulimonas nuda includes:
- a CDS encoding DUF2997 domain-containing protein is translated as MKTIEIIVSPQGEARIETRGYAGAACQEASRLLEAALGVRQSEQLTPAFFQQPVSVPTHLSAGGYTNPS
- a CDS encoding AAA family ATPase, with translation MSLSETLQEHVRACFSGLWITSHEHPDALEEIATLCRAENWRAWGWDVELGAWGTVSAVPATASDPVSAVRLLDHAPRDAGATLLVLPNFHRYLSSVEVVQAVTRQVEEGRRRSTFVVVIAPVVQLPPELERLFVVIEHALPDRKQLAEIARGVATERGELPKGPGFEQLIDAASGLSRYEAEGAFALSLVRQRRLTPETLWSLKAQTLAQGGLVTLHRGGGSFDQLGGLESLKGFCRRALRPRPSDSKSGASIRPQGVLLLGIPGTGKSAIAKAIGAETGRPTLVLDVGRLMGSLVGQTEERTRGALASIDAMAPCVLFVDELDKALSGVGGQNGGSTGDSGVQSRLFGSLLSWLADHESDVFVVATANDVSRLPPELTRAERFDAVFFLDLPGRQQKDAIWKIHRTSLGIAPGQRRPADDDWTGAEVRSCCRLARLLDLPLVEAARHVVPIASTAAESVARLRGWASGRCLSADSPGVYRQPAPTAKRRRALRSDPSNN
- a CDS encoding DUF1257 domain-containing protein, encoding MSHIVTIQTEVRCRESVTAACRRLQLPPPTEGTHRLFTSEATGLAVTLPAWRYPVVCELPTGTLRYDHYGGRWGDPRQLDRFLQGYAVERATLVARRSGHAVHEEPIADGSIRLVVQMEGAA